The following proteins are co-located in the Siansivirga zeaxanthinifaciens CC-SAMT-1 genome:
- the thiL gene encoding thiamine-phosphate kinase, producing the protein MIEDKNPQRTQLSDLGEFGLIDHLTKNFKITKSSTVKGIGDDAAVLNFENKQVVVTTDLLIEGVHFDLSYMPLKHLGYKAVIVNLSDVYAMNAVATQVTISIAVSNRFPLEALEDLYAGIETAASIYNIDVVGGDTTSSNKGLLISVTAIGEVAADDVVYRSGAQPNDLLVVSGDLGAAYMGLQILEREKEVFKVNPNNQPDLEIYTYLIERQLKPEARKDIIKLLKDLDVKPTAMIDISDGLSSEIIHLCKQSQVGCDLYEAKIPLDPQVIAACEEFNIDSTTIALNGGEDYELLFTISQKDFPKIKANPSLTVIGFMKDASAGIDLVTRAETKIPIKAQGWKSITD; encoded by the coding sequence ATGATAGAAGATAAAAATCCACAACGTACGCAATTGAGCGATTTAGGCGAATTTGGCCTTATTGATCATTTAACAAAGAATTTTAAAATAACTAAAAGTTCGACTGTTAAAGGTATTGGAGATGATGCTGCCGTTTTAAATTTTGAAAATAAACAGGTTGTTGTTACTACCGATTTGTTGATAGAAGGTGTGCATTTCGATTTAAGTTACATGCCCTTAAAACACTTAGGTTACAAGGCTGTTATTGTAAATTTATCTGATGTTTACGCTATGAATGCGGTTGCTACGCAAGTAACCATTTCTATAGCTGTTTCTAATCGATTTCCTTTAGAAGCTCTAGAAGATTTATACGCTGGTATTGAAACCGCCGCCAGTATTTATAATATTGATGTTGTTGGAGGCGATACAACCTCGTCTAACAAAGGTTTGCTTATTTCTGTAACGGCTATTGGCGAAGTAGCTGCCGATGATGTGGTTTACAGAAGCGGCGCCCAACCGAATGATTTGCTGGTTGTAAGCGGCGATTTAGGTGCGGCTTATATGGGTTTACAAATTTTAGAACGCGAAAAAGAAGTGTTTAAAGTTAACCCAAATAATCAGCCAGATTTAGAAATTTATACGTATTTAATTGAGCGCCAGTTAAAACCTGAAGCTCGAAAAGATATTATTAAGCTTTTAAAAGATTTGGATGTGAAACCTACTGCTATGATTGATATTAGCGATGGGTTATCTTCTGAAATTATTCATTTATGCAAACAAAGCCAGGTAGGTTGCGATTTGTATGAAGCTAAAATTCCTTTAGACCCACAAGTTATAGCTGCTTGCGAAGAATTTAACATAGATAGCACCACGATTGCTTTAAACGGTGGCGAAGATTACGAGCTTTTGTTTACCATATCGCAAAAAGATTTTCCAAAAATTAAAGCAAATCCTAGTTTAACCGTTATTGGTTTTATGAAAGATGCTAGCGCAGGTATCGATTTAGTAACAAGAGCAGAAACTAAAATACCAATTAAAGCACAAGGCTGGAAAAGTATAACCGATTAA
- the sufB gene encoding Fe-S cluster assembly protein SufB — MNKYTEDDLREELKTKEYEYGFYTDIASDTFPVGLNEDIVRAISLKKEEPEWMTEWRLEAFRAWEKMVEPEWANVHYTKPDFQAISYYSAPNSKPKYNSLDEVDPELLATFAKLGISLDEQKKLSGVAMDVVVDSVSVATTFKKTLGEKGIIFCSISEALREHPELVRKYIGTVVPQKDNFYAALNSAVFSDGSFCYIPKGVKCPMELSTYFRINQAGTGQFERTLVIADEGSYVSYLEGCTAPSRDENQLHAAVVELIALDNAEIKYSTVQNWFPGNAEGKGGVYNFVTKRGLCEKNAKISWTQVETGSAVTWKYPSCVLKGDNSVGEFYSIAVTNNFQQADTGTKMIHLGKNTKSTIISKGISAGKSQNSYRGLVKISPNADNARNFSQCDSLLMGNECGAHTFPYIEAKNKTAKIEHEATTSKIGEDQIFYCNQRGIDTEKAIALIVNGFSKDVLNKLPMEFAVEAQKLLEISLEGSVG, encoded by the coding sequence ATGAATAAATATACTGAAGACGATTTAAGGGAAGAACTTAAAACCAAAGAGTACGAATACGGATTTTATACAGACATAGCTTCCGATACGTTTCCTGTTGGTTTAAACGAAGATATTGTTCGTGCTATTTCACTTAAAAAAGAAGAACCCGAATGGATGACCGAATGGCGTTTAGAAGCCTTTCGTGCTTGGGAAAAAATGGTTGAACCCGAATGGGCAAATGTGCATTACACCAAACCAGATTTTCAAGCTATTTCATACTATTCTGCACCAAATAGTAAACCAAAATACAATAGTTTAGACGAAGTAGATCCAGAATTACTAGCCACTTTTGCTAAACTTGGAATTTCTCTAGACGAACAGAAAAAACTTTCTGGCGTTGCTATGGATGTTGTTGTAGACTCAGTGTCTGTTGCAACAACCTTCAAGAAAACACTAGGCGAAAAGGGTATTATTTTTTGTTCTATTTCTGAAGCTTTAAGAGAGCACCCCGAATTGGTTAGAAAATATATTGGCACCGTTGTACCGCAAAAAGATAATTTTTACGCGGCTTTAAACTCGGCGGTTTTTAGTGATGGTAGTTTCTGCTACATTCCAAAAGGCGTGAAATGCCCCATGGAATTATCAACCTATTTTAGAATAAACCAGGCTGGAACCGGACAATTCGAAAGAACATTAGTAATCGCCGATGAAGGTAGTTATGTAAGTTATTTAGAAGGCTGTACCGCTCCTAGCCGCGACGAAAATCAATTACACGCTGCCGTGGTAGAGTTAATTGCTCTAGATAATGCCGAAATAAAATACTCGACAGTACAAAACTGGTTCCCAGGAAATGCCGAAGGCAAAGGTGGAGTTTACAACTTTGTAACCAAGCGTGGTTTATGCGAGAAAAACGCTAAAATATCTTGGACACAAGTAGAAACTGGTAGTGCTGTAACCTGGAAATATCCATCCTGTGTTTTAAAAGGCGATAATTCGGTGGGCGAATTTTACTCGATTGCAGTAACTAATAACTTCCAACAAGCCGACACAGGAACCAAAATGATTCATTTAGGAAAAAACACGAAATCGACTATCATTTCTAAAGGAATCTCGGCCGGAAAATCGCAAAACAGTTACCGCGGTTTGGTAAAAATTAGTCCGAATGCAGACAACGCCCGTAACTTCTCGCAATGCGACAGTTTACTTATGGGTAACGAATGTGGTGCACACACCTTTCCATATATAGAAGCAAAAAACAAAACAGCTAAAATAGAACACGAAGCAACAACCAGTAAAATTGGCGAAGACCAAATTTTCTATTGCAACCAACGGGGTATCGATACAGAAAAAGCCATTGCTTTAATTGTAAACGGTTTTAGTAAAGATGTTTTAAACAAGCTTCCCATGGAATTTGCTGTAGAAGCACAAAAACTTCTGGAAATAAGTTTAGAAGGCTCGGTAGGATAA
- a CDS encoding HesB/IscA family protein gives MIKVSETAKKKVIELMQEDGYNPATDYVRVGVKSGGCSGLSYDLKFDKENKEDDKVFVDNDVKIIVDKKSFLYLVGTTLEYSGGLNGTGFVFNNPNANRTCGCGESFSL, from the coding sequence ATGATAAAAGTTTCTGAAACAGCTAAGAAAAAAGTCATCGAACTTATGCAAGAAGATGGCTATAACCCTGCTACCGACTATGTGCGAGTGGGTGTTAAAAGCGGTGGTTGTTCTGGACTATCTTACGATTTAAAGTTTGATAAAGAGAATAAAGAAGACGATAAAGTATTTGTCGATAACGATGTTAAAATTATCGTAGACAAGAAAAGTTTCCTATACCTAGTAGGTACTACTTTAGAGTACTCGGGAGGCTTAAACGGAACTGGTTTTGTGTTTAATAATCCGAATGCTAATAGAACCTGTGGTTGTGGCGAAAGCTTTTCGCTTTAA
- a CDS encoding alpha/beta fold hydrolase, giving the protein MIIEHKGINIFFETYGHGNPIILLHGFLENSSMWQPFIQPLSKNNQVITIDLLGHGKTGCLGYIHSMELMAEVVEVVLNSLRVTKATLIGHSMGGYVALAFAEKHPDKLHGLCLMNSTAHADTPEKKINRDRAIEAVKQNHKTFIRIAINNLFRPKNRSLFATEIKAVINNALQTPLQGIIAALEGMKIRNDRTPILNETTFKIMMIASKKDPVLDYNMLVEQIKNTHCKLVTFPDGHMSHIENKDVFLQEIMHFID; this is encoded by the coding sequence ATGATTATAGAACACAAAGGCATCAATATTTTCTTTGAAACCTATGGACATGGAAACCCTATTATCCTGCTTCATGGTTTTTTAGAAAACAGCAGCATGTGGCAACCTTTTATACAACCACTTTCTAAAAACAATCAAGTTATTACTATCGATTTATTAGGTCATGGTAAAACAGGCTGTTTGGGTTACATTCATAGCATGGAACTCATGGCCGAGGTAGTTGAAGTTGTTTTAAATAGTTTAAGAGTTACCAAAGCAACACTTATTGGACATTCAATGGGTGGTTATGTAGCACTCGCTTTCGCGGAAAAACATCCAGACAAACTACATGGCTTATGTTTAATGAATTCGACCGCCCATGCCGATACACCCGAAAAAAAAATAAATAGAGACCGTGCAATTGAAGCCGTTAAACAAAATCATAAAACATTTATTCGTATTGCTATTAATAATTTATTTCGCCCTAAAAACAGATCGCTATTTGCAACCGAAATTAAAGCTGTTATAAATAATGCTTTACAAACCCCACTTCAAGGCATCATTGCCGCATTAGAAGGTATGAAAATACGAAACGATCGCACGCCCATTTTAAATGAAACAACATTTAAAATTATGATGATTGCCAGTAAAAAAGATCCAGTTTTAGATTATAATATGCTTGTTGAACAAATAAAAAACACGCATTGCAAATTAGTTACTTTTCCAGACGGACACATGAGTCATATTGAGAATAAAGATGTTTTCTTACAAGAAATAATGCATTTCATCGATTAA